One genomic window of Parafrankia irregularis includes the following:
- a CDS encoding cytochrome P450 produces the protein MSVETVSPISYDPFDVEIDRTVHDTWRRMREEQPVYWNERFGFFALSRFQDVWDAYHDTATFSSSHGVQLETLDAPTSFPSVIFMDPPEHDVMRKLVSRAFTPRRINDLRSHIEELVARYLDPLVGSSGFDYIEQFGALLPPMVIGHMLGIPESERDMVRRWFDEMLHREEGQTEPSNPTSANAGLQVHGYATQLINERRQRPGEDMVSTLVTAEIEENGVSRRLTDHEVALFVVLLAGAGVETVARLLSWTAVTLARNPRQRQLLVDDPSLIPGAIEEVLRYEAPSPVNGRWTLRDFSAHGVDIPAGSKVLLLNGSANRDPREFTDPDTFDVRRAIGRHITFGFGAHFCLGAALARMEGQVALAGTLARFPHWEIDEERLVAVQTSTVRGYSSVPIHLDARSGA, from the coding sequence ATGAGTGTCGAGACGGTGTCACCGATCAGCTACGACCCGTTCGACGTCGAGATCGACCGGACTGTGCACGACACGTGGCGGCGGATGCGCGAGGAGCAGCCGGTCTACTGGAACGAGCGGTTCGGCTTCTTCGCGCTGAGCCGTTTCCAGGACGTCTGGGACGCCTATCACGACACGGCCACGTTCAGCTCCTCGCACGGCGTCCAGCTGGAGACCCTGGACGCGCCGACCAGCTTCCCGTCGGTCATCTTCATGGACCCGCCCGAGCACGACGTCATGCGCAAGCTGGTCAGCCGGGCCTTCACGCCTCGGCGGATCAACGACCTGCGGTCGCACATCGAGGAGCTGGTGGCGCGGTACCTCGACCCGCTGGTCGGGTCGTCCGGGTTCGACTACATCGAGCAGTTCGGCGCGCTGCTGCCGCCGATGGTCATCGGCCACATGCTGGGCATCCCCGAGAGCGAGCGGGACATGGTCCGCCGCTGGTTCGACGAGATGCTGCACCGTGAGGAGGGGCAGACCGAGCCGTCGAACCCCACCTCGGCGAACGCCGGGCTCCAGGTGCACGGCTACGCGACCCAGCTGATCAACGAGCGCCGGCAGCGCCCCGGCGAGGACATGGTCAGCACCCTCGTCACCGCCGAGATCGAGGAGAACGGAGTCTCGCGCCGGCTCACCGATCACGAGGTCGCGCTGTTCGTCGTGCTGCTGGCCGGTGCCGGGGTGGAGACGGTCGCCCGGCTGCTGAGCTGGACGGCGGTGACCCTGGCCCGCAACCCGCGGCAGCGCCAGCTGCTGGTCGACGACCCCTCCCTCATCCCCGGAGCGATCGAGGAGGTCCTGCGCTACGAGGCGCCGTCCCCGGTCAACGGGCGCTGGACCCTGCGCGACTTCTCCGCGCACGGCGTCGACATCCCCGCCGGCTCCAAGGTGCTGCTGCTCAACGGAAGCGCCAACCGGGACCCGCGCGAGTTCACCGACCCCGACACGTTCGACGTCCGCCGTGCCATCGGGCGGCACATCACGTTCGGGTTCGGCGCGCACTTCTGCCTGGGCGCGGCGCTGGCCCGGATGGAGGGGCAGGTGGCGCTCGCCGGCACCCTCGCCCGGTTCCCACACTGGGAGATCGACGAGGAGCGACTCGTCGCGGTCCAGACCAGCACGGTCCGCGGCTACTCCTCGGTCCCGATTCACCTGGACGCCCGCTCCGGCGCCTGA
- a CDS encoding cytochrome P450 encodes MTTGSATTAPKIDLLDAASFADGQPHEQFTWLRENDPVHRHAEPDGPGFWAVTRYEDVRSVGRDPATFSSTPSVQIPDVDDGGSLGDHQMMLMMDPPRHSKYRKLVSPFFVPRSARSLRDRTEALARRIVDDVIERGECDLVEDVAGKMPSYVIADLLGIPLEDGRELYRLTEAVHAAPETVPEGTQLEAGLRMFTYASELQARKRAEPGDDLASHLLAAEVDGHRLDEMDFNLFFMLLIDAGGDTTRQLVGGGVQTLFEHPDERRRLQENLDDRLPLAVEELLRWVSPVVYMRRTATRDTELRGQRIRAGDKVVIYYGAANRDERVFIDPQRFDITRSPNEHIAFGGGGPHFCLGSHLARVEIIALMREILVRMPDIEPAGTVTWLESNFISGPRHLPVRFQPGPVLGDS; translated from the coding sequence ATGACGACGGGGAGCGCCACGACCGCGCCGAAGATCGACCTGCTCGACGCCGCGTCCTTCGCTGACGGCCAGCCGCACGAGCAGTTCACCTGGCTGCGGGAGAACGACCCGGTGCACCGGCACGCGGAGCCGGACGGCCCGGGCTTCTGGGCGGTCACCCGCTATGAGGATGTCAGGAGCGTGGGCCGTGACCCCGCCACCTTCTCGTCCACGCCCTCCGTGCAGATCCCCGACGTGGACGACGGCGGCAGCCTGGGCGACCACCAGATGATGCTGATGATGGACCCGCCGCGGCACAGCAAGTACCGCAAGCTGGTCAGCCCCTTCTTCGTCCCCCGCTCGGCCCGGTCGCTGCGGGACCGCACGGAGGCGCTCGCCCGGCGCATCGTCGACGACGTCATCGAGCGCGGGGAATGCGATCTCGTCGAGGACGTCGCGGGGAAGATGCCCTCCTACGTCATCGCCGACCTGCTCGGCATCCCGCTGGAGGACGGCCGGGAGCTCTACCGGCTCACCGAGGCTGTCCACGCGGCCCCCGAGACAGTGCCGGAGGGCACCCAGCTGGAGGCCGGGCTCAGGATGTTCACCTACGCGAGCGAGCTGCAGGCGCGCAAGCGCGCCGAACCCGGCGACGACCTCGCGAGCCATCTGCTGGCCGCCGAGGTCGACGGGCACCGACTCGACGAGATGGACTTCAACCTGTTCTTCATGCTGCTCATCGACGCCGGCGGTGACACCACCCGCCAGCTCGTCGGCGGCGGCGTGCAGACCCTGTTCGAGCACCCCGACGAACGCCGCCGGCTCCAGGAGAACCTCGACGACCGGCTTCCCCTCGCGGTCGAGGAACTGCTGCGCTGGGTGAGCCCCGTCGTCTACATGCGGCGGACGGCCACCCGGGACACCGAGCTGCGGGGGCAGCGGATCCGTGCCGGCGACAAGGTCGTCATCTACTACGGCGCGGCGAACCGCGACGAGCGGGTGTTCATCGACCCGCAGCGGTTCGACATCACCCGCTCCCCCAACGAACACATCGCCTTCGGCGGCGGCGGGCCCCATTTCTGCCTCGGCTCACACCTCGCCCGCGTGGAGATCATCGCGCTGATGCGCGAGATTCTCGTCCGAATGCCCGACATCGAGCCGGCGGGCACCGTCACCTGGCTGGAGTCGAACTTCATCAGCGGCCCCCGGCATCTGCCGGTCCGTTTCCAGCCCGGTCCGGTCCTGGGTGATTCCTGA
- a CDS encoding coniferyl-alcohol dehydrogenase — MDTSLAGRTVVVTGSASGIGAATVAMARARGATVIGLDRDASASDTIQVDLVDEASIAAAAAALPERIDVLCNVAGVPGTAPDQTVLAVNLLGPRHLTQLLRPRLAGGAVVNVASAAGAGWPALLPEINELLATTTIGDGLAWFARAAPPADAYSFAKAAMTVWTARTNWDWLPDGPRLNSVSPGAVETPTLADFRATMGPALDRIGGLVGRFGRPEDIAAVVCFLADPASEWVKGQDILADGGFHGARATGSLDLAALFQGAAR; from the coding sequence ATGGACACCTCATTAGCGGGGCGGACGGTCGTCGTCACCGGCTCGGCCTCGGGCATCGGCGCGGCGACCGTGGCCATGGCGCGGGCCAGGGGGGCAACCGTGATCGGCCTGGACCGGGATGCCTCGGCATCCGACACGATCCAGGTCGACCTGGTCGACGAGGCCTCCATCGCTGCCGCGGCCGCGGCACTGCCCGAGCGGATCGACGTGCTCTGCAACGTCGCCGGGGTGCCCGGGACCGCGCCCGACCAGACCGTGCTCGCTGTGAACCTCCTCGGCCCCCGCCACCTGACGCAGCTGCTGCGGCCGCGGCTCGCCGGCGGCGCGGTGGTCAACGTGGCCTCCGCGGCCGGCGCCGGCTGGCCGGCGCTGCTGCCCGAGATCAACGAGCTGCTCGCCACGACCACCATCGGCGACGGGCTCGCCTGGTTCGCCAGGGCCGCCCCACCGGCCGACGCGTACAGCTTCGCCAAGGCCGCGATGACCGTCTGGACGGCCCGCACGAACTGGGACTGGCTCCCGGACGGCCCACGGCTGAACAGCGTGAGCCCCGGCGCCGTCGAGACGCCGACCCTCGCCGACTTCAGGGCGACGATGGGCCCGGCGCTCGACCGGATCGGCGGCCTCGTGGGCCGGTTCGGCCGCCCCGAGGACATCGCCGCCGTCGTCTGCTTCCTCGCCGACCCGGCCTCGGAATGGGTCAAGGGGCAGGACATCCTGGCCGACGGCGGTTTCCACGGGGCCAGGGCCACCGGGTCGCTGGACCTCGCGGCACTGTTCCAGGGGGCCGCCCGTTGA
- a CDS encoding enoyl-CoA hydratase/isomerase family protein encodes MEFETITYEVADRVATITLNRPRQLNAINKAMMRELAVAYDAAEADEDVWLVLITGSGRAFCTGADVTEIPTDGGNLADTPYLSTYDQWEAPQEATPPFRTMAKPIIAAVNGICCGAGLDLVTTTDIVIASERAEFFDPHVSIGVVSGRECVRLARVLPRTVALRIALTGRHERLGARRAYDLGLVTEVVPHDDLLARAREVAAIVNRNAPLAVRGTRLAIHKSLDLPLHEGELLAESFRERVKRTEDSLEGPRAFVEKREPVWRAR; translated from the coding sequence ATGGAATTCGAGACGATCACCTATGAAGTGGCCGACCGGGTCGCGACCATCACACTGAACCGGCCCCGGCAGCTCAACGCCATCAACAAGGCGATGATGCGCGAGCTCGCCGTCGCCTACGACGCGGCCGAGGCCGACGAGGACGTGTGGCTCGTCCTGATCACCGGCAGCGGGCGGGCGTTCTGCACCGGCGCCGACGTCACGGAGATCCCCACCGACGGCGGCAACCTGGCCGACACGCCCTACCTGTCAACCTACGACCAGTGGGAGGCACCACAGGAGGCGACGCCGCCGTTCCGCACGATGGCCAAGCCCATCATCGCGGCCGTCAACGGGATCTGCTGCGGCGCCGGGCTCGACCTGGTCACCACCACCGACATCGTCATCGCGTCCGAGCGGGCCGAGTTCTTCGACCCGCACGTCAGCATCGGGGTGGTCTCCGGCCGGGAGTGCGTACGCCTCGCCCGGGTGCTGCCGCGCACGGTCGCACTGCGGATCGCGCTGACCGGGCGCCATGAGCGCCTGGGCGCCCGGCGGGCCTACGACCTGGGCCTCGTCACCGAGGTTGTGCCGCACGACGATCTGCTGGCGCGGGCACGCGAGGTCGCCGCGATCGTCAACCGCAACGCGCCACTGGCGGTTCGGGGCACCCGGCTGGCGATCCACAAGAGCCTCGACCTGCCACTGCACGAGGGCGAGCTGCTCGCCGAGTCGTTCCGGGAGCGGGTCAAGCGCACCGAGGACTCACTGGAGGGTCCGCGGGCCTTCGTCGAGAAGCGCGAGCCCGTCTGGCGCGCCCGCTGA
- a CDS encoding class I adenylate-forming enzyme family protein produces the protein MTTPTTATATAPATATAAATATTAVPATTSGAAPAPVPCTVPELLAERAARRGDHTFLICDDETLTYAQAERLSARLAKGLLAAGAGKGTHVGILYPNGPGLVVAWLAAARIGAVSLPFSTFSTAAELRTLLRNADVEMLLAATSYRSRDFVRDLPEAVPGLDFAARPPLFAAATPALRRVAFDGPDGATPPGWSLAELVDAGAHISDEVLRAAENAVSAADRMVIIHTSGSTSDPKGVIHRQGQLIRHVANLNTLRRYHDEEIYFSNSPFFWIGGFAYVLLATLVSGATLVCSNAQRAGDVLDLLERTRPTMVSGFAASVAHLAKDPSFPDRDLSSIRRGNLWPILPAAIRPADPELRHNMLGMTEAGSVALLSDDESDQPPHRRGSFGRPAPGFEARVVQPDSGADSPVGEPGELWLRSANLMEGYYGRERHEVFDADGWFHTGDLFSVDADGFFYFRGRRGEMIKTAGANVSPREVEAAIRELTGLVAHVVGIEDAQRGQLVAAAVRVTAGQPHPDPGELRAGLRSRLSAYKVPKMIMMLLDEQVPMMSSGKLDLRALKARLLDAHLHDTR, from the coding sequence ATGACGACACCGACGACCGCGACCGCGACGGCACCGGCGACCGCGACGGCTGCGGCGACCGCGACGACCGCAGTGCCTGCGACGACATCGGGCGCGGCTCCGGCCCCGGTGCCGTGCACGGTGCCGGAGCTGCTCGCGGAGCGGGCCGCCCGCCGGGGCGACCACACGTTCCTCATCTGTGACGACGAGACGCTGACCTACGCACAGGCCGAGCGGCTGTCCGCGCGGCTGGCCAAGGGCCTGCTCGCGGCCGGCGCCGGCAAGGGCACGCACGTCGGGATCCTGTACCCGAACGGGCCGGGGCTGGTGGTGGCCTGGCTGGCGGCCGCCCGGATCGGTGCCGTGAGCCTGCCGTTCAGCACTTTCTCCACCGCGGCCGAGCTGCGGACGCTGCTGCGCAACGCGGACGTCGAGATGCTGCTGGCCGCCACCTCCTACCGGTCCCGCGACTTCGTCCGCGACCTGCCCGAGGCCGTGCCGGGGCTGGATTTCGCCGCGCGGCCGCCGCTGTTCGCCGCGGCGACGCCGGCCCTGCGGCGGGTGGCGTTCGACGGGCCGGACGGCGCGACACCACCGGGCTGGTCGCTGGCGGAGCTCGTCGACGCCGGCGCGCACATCAGCGACGAGGTGCTGCGGGCGGCCGAGAACGCTGTCAGCGCGGCCGACCGGATGGTGATCATCCACACCTCCGGGTCGACCAGCGACCCCAAGGGGGTGATCCACCGGCAGGGCCAGCTCATCCGCCATGTGGCGAACCTCAACACGCTGCGCCGCTACCACGACGAGGAGATCTACTTCTCGAACTCGCCGTTCTTCTGGATCGGCGGGTTCGCCTACGTCCTGCTCGCCACCCTGGTCTCGGGAGCGACGCTGGTCTGCTCCAACGCCCAGCGCGCCGGCGACGTCCTGGACCTGCTGGAACGGACGCGGCCCACGATGGTCAGCGGCTTCGCCGCCTCCGTCGCGCACCTGGCGAAGGACCCGTCCTTCCCCGACCGTGACCTGAGCTCGATCCGCCGCGGCAACCTGTGGCCGATCCTGCCCGCCGCGATCCGGCCGGCGGACCCGGAGCTTCGCCACAACATGCTCGGCATGACCGAGGCCGGCAGCGTCGCCCTGCTCAGCGACGACGAGTCCGACCAGCCGCCGCACCGGCGCGGCTCGTTCGGCCGGCCGGCACCGGGCTTCGAGGCCCGGGTCGTCCAGCCCGACAGCGGCGCGGACAGCCCGGTCGGCGAGCCGGGCGAGCTCTGGTTGCGATCGGCCAACCTGATGGAGGGCTACTACGGCCGCGAGCGCCACGAGGTGTTCGACGCGGACGGATGGTTCCACACCGGTGATCTGTTCTCCGTCGACGCCGACGGCTTCTTCTACTTCCGGGGCCGCCGCGGCGAGATGATCAAGACCGCCGGCGCGAACGTCTCCCCGCGGGAGGTGGAGGCGGCGATCCGCGAGCTGACCGGGCTGGTCGCGCATGTGGTCGGCATCGAGGACGCCCAGCGCGGCCAGCTCGTCGCCGCGGCCGTGCGGGTTACCGCCGGCCAGCCGCATCCGGACCCTGGCGAGCTTCGGGCGGGGCTGCGCTCGCGGCTGTCGGCCTACAAGGTCCCGAAGATGATCATGATGTTGCTCGACGAGCAGGTGCCGATGATGTCGAGCGGCAAGCTCGATCTGCGCGCGCTGAAGGCCCGGCTGCTCGACGCCCATCTGCATGACACCCGATGA
- a CDS encoding CaiB/BaiF CoA transferase family protein translates to MAELPFDGVRVVELSQWVLAPVAGALLADWGADVIRVERPGGDPYRGLLTQGIGADSAGGVNLSDALANRGKRSITLDLRTERGMAILHQLLGRAEVLITNMRQPALERLKLDADELTRRYPGLVYARGLGYGARGPEAGQAGYDASAFWARGGLAHILTQPQSASQPQRAAQSQHPTPSPSPEPIPQRGAMGDRSAAMALAFGIAAALVKRGRTGQGSVVDVSLLATAMWTLSSDLLSALQGVIPGPRPRRVNPVFGAYRTGDGRFIQLVFLESDRYWADFCRVLGREDLVDDPRFRDLFARRANADACAEILEGEFSRRTFAECRELLGSIDVPWAPVQAVEELLDDPQVIANDYIGEVAVEGGPTYRIPNVPVQFDGRPAQLRRAPENGEHTEQILLELGYTWEQIIELKDAGAAP, encoded by the coding sequence GTGGCTGAGCTTCCGTTCGACGGCGTGCGCGTCGTCGAGTTATCGCAGTGGGTGCTCGCCCCGGTCGCGGGTGCGCTCCTGGCGGACTGGGGCGCGGACGTGATCCGCGTCGAGCGGCCCGGCGGTGACCCCTACCGAGGGCTGCTCACCCAGGGGATCGGCGCGGACAGCGCCGGCGGGGTGAACCTGTCGGACGCGCTCGCCAACCGCGGCAAGCGCTCCATCACCCTCGACCTGCGCACCGAACGGGGGATGGCGATCCTCCACCAGCTGCTGGGGCGGGCAGAGGTGTTGATCACCAACATGCGCCAGCCCGCGCTGGAGCGACTGAAGCTCGACGCCGACGAGCTGACGCGCCGCTACCCCGGCCTCGTCTACGCGCGGGGCCTCGGGTACGGCGCGCGCGGACCGGAGGCGGGCCAGGCAGGCTACGACGCCTCGGCGTTCTGGGCCCGCGGCGGTCTCGCGCACATCCTCACCCAGCCGCAGAGCGCTTCCCAGCCGCAGAGAGCTGCCCAGTCCCAGCACCCCACCCCGTCGCCGAGCCCGGAGCCGATTCCGCAGCGGGGTGCCATGGGCGACCGCAGCGCCGCCATGGCGCTCGCGTTCGGCATCGCGGCCGCGCTGGTGAAGCGGGGCCGGACGGGCCAGGGTTCGGTCGTCGACGTCTCGCTGCTCGCCACCGCGATGTGGACGCTCTCCTCCGACCTGCTCAGCGCGCTGCAGGGCGTCATCCCCGGCCCGCGGCCGCGCCGGGTGAACCCCGTCTTCGGTGCCTACCGGACCGGCGACGGCCGCTTCATCCAGCTCGTCTTCCTGGAGTCCGACCGTTACTGGGCCGACTTCTGCCGGGTGCTCGGCCGCGAGGACCTTGTCGACGATCCCCGCTTCCGTGACCTGTTCGCACGCCGCGCCAACGCCGACGCCTGCGCGGAGATCCTCGAGGGTGAGTTCTCCCGGCGCACCTTCGCCGAGTGCCGGGAGCTGCTCGGCTCCATCGACGTGCCCTGGGCGCCGGTGCAGGCCGTGGAGGAGCTGCTCGACGACCCCCAGGTCATCGCCAACGACTACATCGGGGAGGTGGCCGTCGAGGGCGGTCCCACCTACCGGATCCCCAACGTGCCGGTCCAGTTCGACGGACGCCCGGCCCAGCTGCGGCGGGCACCGGAGAACGGCGAGCACACCGAGCAGATCCTGTTGGAACTCGGCT
- a CDS encoding enoyl-CoA hydratase: MSESFIEYEAAERIATITLNRPQAANAQTLELLDQLDEAWRRAAEDPDVRVIVLRANGRHFSAGHDIKGVGGGGGNGQRPALTLGGIYATEAKRFLEYSLRWRNVPKPSIAAVQGVCISGGLLLCWPCDLIIAADNAKFSDPVVNMGIGGVEYHGHTWEWGARRAKEMLFTGRAMDAYEAERVGMVNRVVPLDELRPATQELAAQIAQMHPFALRQAKRAVNQTLDVQGFYAAVQSVFDIHQTGHGHALSESGLPILMLLDDMKSQIGR, from the coding sequence GTGAGCGAGAGCTTCATCGAGTACGAGGCAGCGGAGCGGATCGCGACGATCACGCTCAACCGGCCGCAGGCGGCGAACGCGCAGACTCTTGAGCTGCTTGACCAGCTCGACGAGGCATGGCGGCGCGCGGCCGAGGATCCGGACGTTCGGGTCATCGTACTGCGCGCCAACGGGAGGCACTTCTCCGCCGGGCACGACATCAAGGGCGTCGGCGGCGGCGGCGGGAACGGCCAGCGGCCGGCGCTGACCCTCGGCGGGATCTACGCCACGGAGGCGAAGCGGTTCCTCGAGTACTCGCTGCGCTGGCGCAACGTGCCGAAGCCGTCGATCGCCGCGGTGCAGGGCGTCTGCATCTCCGGCGGCCTGCTGCTGTGCTGGCCGTGCGATCTGATCATCGCGGCCGACAACGCGAAGTTCTCGGACCCGGTGGTGAACATGGGGATCGGTGGCGTGGAGTACCACGGCCACACCTGGGAGTGGGGCGCCCGCAGGGCGAAGGAGATGCTGTTCACCGGCCGGGCGATGGACGCCTACGAGGCCGAGCGGGTCGGGATGGTCAACCGGGTCGTGCCGCTCGACGAGCTGCGCCCGGCGACCCAGGAGCTGGCCGCGCAGATCGCCCAGATGCACCCGTTCGCGCTGCGACAGGCCAAGCGTGCCGTCAACCAGACGCTGGACGTGCAGGGTTTCTACGCGGCGGTGCAGTCCGTGTTCGACATCCACCAGACCGGTCACGGACATGCCCTCAGCGAGTCGGGCCTGCCGATTCTCATGCTGCTGGACGACATGAAGTCCCAGATCGGCAGGTAG
- a CDS encoding RNA-guided endonuclease InsQ/TnpB family protein, whose protein sequence is MSRFRLYPDAAQVEALLAQCGHARYVWNLGHEQRAAYRPGRGPTPGYHEQARQLTEARAEHAWLAAGSQIVQQQALRDLDQAWRNFFNGTHRRPGFRRQGVHEGFRIVGPAASRVRQDNGRWASVLVPKVGWVRFRRSRPVPAAKSYRVRRDRAGRWHIAFAAIPDPIGPPGTGSVVGVDRGVAVSAALSTGELLFCPGLRPGEVKRLRWLQRRAARARRGSNRRGRIKGQIARLKAREADRRRDWVEKTSTGLARRYDVIRVEELNIRGMTRSARGTVAAPGRNVAGKAGLNRGILAHGWGLLVRRLEQKAPGRVERVPAAYTSQRCSACGHTAPGNRESQAVFRCVACGHTAHADVNAAVNIAAGRAVTARGGMALAVPANREPQQHELLFG, encoded by the coding sequence ATCTCCAGGTTCCGGTTGTATCCCGACGCGGCGCAGGTCGAAGCCCTGCTCGCGCAGTGCGGCCATGCCCGCTATGTGTGGAACCTCGGCCACGAGCAGCGTGCGGCCTACCGGCCCGGGCGTGGGCCGACGCCCGGCTACCACGAGCAGGCCCGGCAGCTGACCGAGGCGCGGGCGGAGCATGCGTGGTTGGCGGCGGGTTCGCAGATCGTGCAGCAGCAGGCGTTGCGTGATCTGGATCAGGCGTGGCGGAACTTCTTCAACGGCACCCACCGCAGGCCGGGGTTTCGCCGGCAGGGGGTGCATGAGGGGTTCCGGATCGTGGGCCCGGCCGCGTCGCGGGTCCGCCAGGACAACGGGAGGTGGGCGTCGGTGCTGGTCCCGAAGGTCGGCTGGGTGCGGTTCCGCCGAAGCCGGCCGGTGCCGGCCGCGAAGTCGTATCGGGTGCGGAGGGACCGGGCGGGCCGCTGGCATATCGCCTTCGCCGCCATACCCGATCCGATCGGCCCGCCCGGCACCGGCAGTGTTGTCGGGGTGGACCGTGGGGTGGCGGTGTCTGCCGCGCTGTCGACCGGGGAACTGCTTTTCTGCCCGGGTCTGCGGCCAGGCGAGGTGAAACGGCTGCGCTGGTTGCAGCGCAGGGCCGCCAGGGCACGGCGGGGCAGCAACCGGCGTGGCCGGATCAAGGGACAGATCGCCCGGTTGAAGGCCCGGGAGGCGGATCGGCGCAGGGACTGGGTGGAGAAGACCTCCACCGGTCTCGCCCGCCGGTACGACGTGATCCGGGTCGAGGAGTTGAACATCCGGGGTATGACCCGTTCCGCCCGGGGCACGGTCGCCGCCCCTGGGCGGAACGTGGCGGGGAAGGCCGGGTTGAACCGGGGCATCCTCGCCCATGGCTGGGGGCTGCTGGTCCGACGGTTGGAGCAGAAGGCTCCGGGCCGGGTGGAGAGGGTCCCGGCCGCGTACACGAGTCAGCGGTGCTCGGCCTGCGGGCATACGGCGCCCGGGAACCGCGAGAGCCAAGCGGTGTTCCGGTGCGTCGCCTGCGGGCACACGGCGCACGCTGATGTGAACGCGGCGGTGAACATCGCGGCCGGGCGGGCCGTGACCGCGCGGGGAGGCATGGCGCTGGCCGTGCCCGCGAACCGCGAACCTCAACAACACGAACTCCTGTTCGGGTAG
- a CDS encoding aldehyde dehydrogenase family protein, which translates to MTDFALLIGGERRSTPTTLDVVNPATGGLAGQAPNCTRADLDDAMAAAQRAFPSWAADEDARRQALREAAAALTAAATRIGTILTSENGKPLARAVEEVHGVAHWIGYFAGLDLPRETIYSDATKVIEVVRRPMGVVAAIAPWNYPLILASWKLAPALRAGNTVVLKPSPFTPLSTLAMGEVLAGALPPGVLNVVSGGDELGAWMSTHPVPRKISFTGSVATGRKVALSAAADLKRVTLELGGNDPAILLDDIDVDKVADGVFASAFQNSGQVCVSIKRVYVPARLHADVVEALADRAKRAVVGDPMLEQTQLGPVSNAPQYRRVLDLIEDSLGRGAVAVAGGGALDGPGYFVAPTVLRDVTDGMPVVDEEQFGPVLPVVPYTDLDEVMARVNGSMYGLGGSVWSADPERAATTAERMECGSAWINSHGGLLPFAPFGGVKWSGVGVENGPWGLASYTDIQTLHRAL; encoded by the coding sequence ATGACGGACTTCGCCCTGCTGATCGGCGGCGAGCGCCGGTCGACCCCGACCACGCTGGACGTCGTCAACCCGGCAACGGGCGGCCTGGCTGGCCAGGCCCCCAACTGCACCCGGGCGGACCTCGACGACGCCATGGCCGCGGCCCAGCGGGCCTTCCCGTCCTGGGCCGCAGACGAGGACGCCCGGCGCCAGGCGCTGCGGGAGGCCGCCGCCGCGCTGACGGCCGCCGCGACGCGGATCGGGACGATCCTGACGTCGGAGAACGGCAAGCCGCTCGCGCGGGCGGTCGAGGAGGTCCACGGGGTCGCGCACTGGATCGGGTACTTCGCCGGTCTGGACCTGCCGCGCGAGACCATCTACTCGGACGCGACGAAGGTCATCGAGGTGGTCCGGCGCCCGATGGGCGTGGTCGCCGCGATCGCGCCGTGGAACTACCCGCTCATCCTCGCCTCGTGGAAGCTGGCGCCCGCGTTGCGCGCCGGCAACACGGTGGTGCTCAAGCCGTCCCCGTTCACGCCGCTGTCCACGCTCGCGATGGGCGAGGTGCTGGCCGGGGCGCTGCCCCCGGGCGTGCTCAACGTCGTCAGCGGTGGCGACGAGCTGGGAGCGTGGATGTCGACGCACCCCGTCCCCCGCAAGATCTCCTTCACCGGGTCGGTGGCCACCGGCCGGAAGGTCGCCCTCAGCGCCGCGGCCGACCTCAAGCGGGTGACGCTGGAACTCGGTGGGAACGACCCGGCGATCCTGCTCGACGACATCGACGTCGACAAGGTCGCCGACGGGGTCTTCGCCTCCGCCTTCCAGAACTCCGGGCAGGTGTGCGTCTCGATCAAGCGGGTCTACGTCCCGGCTCGGCTGCACGCCGACGTCGTGGAGGCGCTCGCGGATCGCGCGAAACGGGCCGTGGTCGGCGACCCGATGCTGGAGCAGACGCAGCTCGGGCCGGTGAGCAACGCGCCGCAGTACCGGCGGGTGCTGGACCTGATCGAGGACTCACTCGGCCGGGGCGCCGTCGCCGTCGCCGGTGGGGGCGCTCTCGACGGACCGGGCTACTTCGTGGCGCCGACCGTGCTGCGCGACGTCACCGACGGCATGCCGGTCGTCGACGAGGAGCAGTTCGGGCCCGTGCTCCCGGTCGTCCCGTACACCGACCTCGACGAGGTGATGGCCCGCGTCAACGGGTCGATGTACGGCCTTGGCGGCTCCGTCTGGTCGGCCGACCCGGAGCGCGCCGCGACCACCGCCGAGCGGATGGAATGCGGCTCCGCGTGGATCAACAGCCACGGCGGCCTGCTGCCGTTCGCGCCGTTCGGCGGCGTCAAGTGGAGCGGCGTCGGGGTCGAGAACGGCCCGTGGGGGCTGGCCTCGTACACCGACATCCAGACCCTGCACCGGGCTCTCTGA